In the genome of Quercus robur chromosome 3, dhQueRobu3.1, whole genome shotgun sequence, one region contains:
- the LOC126719975 gene encoding G-type lectin S-receptor-like serine/threonine-protein kinase B120, whose protein sequence is NLGIFCNPLIFFFPFFVFNNDYNFCPNKGNKKWIVPVIVTAILVLFLGTFSLWRIYRQRVDAERREEEHLLELTTPDRLLDADELEKDGNARHNIKVFSFACIATATNNFSAESKLGGGGFGPVYKGALPEGREIAVKRLSRNSGQGLVEFKNELILIAKLQHMNLVRLLGCCFQGEEKMLIYEFMPNKSLDSFLFDPTKSYLLDWKIRVNIIEGIAQGLLYLHKYSRLKVIHRDLKASNILLDENMCAKISDFGMARIFKRDGLEANTNRVVGTYGYMSPEYAMEGIFSEKSDVFSFGVLMLEIVSGKKNNNFYNVNGSLNLVGYAWDLWQRDSGKDIMDPTLKDSCPMHQLLRFIHVALSCLEDSAADRPTILEVISMFKNETAPLPILKKPAFFTGSNVNNEDLQRKESENYSVNGLTISRMDAR, encoded by the exons AATCTTGGAATCTTCTGTAACcctttgatctttttttttccctttttcgtGTTCAACAACGACTATAACTTTTGTCCAAATAAAGGAAATAAGAAATGGATTGTACCAGTGATCGTTACTGCTATACTTGTGCTTTTCTTGGGAACCTTCAGCTTATGGAGGATATATCGACAACGAG TTGACGCTGAAAGAAGGGAAGAGGAACACCTACTTGAGCTCACAACACCTGATAGATTATTAGATGCAGATGAGCTTGAAAAAGACGGAAATGCAAGACATAATATAAAAGTGTTCAGCTTTGCATGTATTGCAACAGCTACAAATAACTTCTCAGCTGAAAGTAAGCTTGGAGGAGGTGGTTTTGGACCAGTTTATAAG GGAGCATTACCTGAAGGCCGAGAAATAGCAGTAAAAAGGTTGTCAAGAAATTCAGGACAAGGATTAGTGGAGTTCAAAAATGAGCTTATTCTTATAGCTAAACTCCAACACATGAATCTTGTCAGACTCCTTGGATGCTGCTTTCAAGGAGAGGAAAAGATGTTGATTTATGAGTTCATGCCCAACAAAAGTTTGGATTCCTTTCTCTTCG ATCCAACTAAAAGTTATCTATTGGACTGGAAAATACGAGTCAATATCATTGAAGGGATTGCTCAAGGACTACTTTACCTTCACAAATACTCAAGGTTAAAAGTAATACATAGAGATTTGAAAGCTAGTAACATTTTGCTAGACGAAAACATGTGTGCCAAAATATCTGATTTTGGTATGGCAAGAATTTTCAAGCGTGATGGATTGGAAGCAAATACTAATAGAGTTGTTGGGACATA TGGTTACATGTCTCCTGAGTATGCCATGGAGGGCATTTTCTCTGAAAAATCTGATGTCTTCAGCTTTGGTGTTTTAATGCTTGAAATTGTGAGCGGAAAGAAGAACAACAACTTCTATAATGTTAACGGCTCACTGAACCTCGTAGGATAT GCATGGGACTTGTGGCAAAGAGATTCTGGGAAAGACATAATGGATCCAACTTTAAAAGATTCATGTCCTATGCACCAATTGCTAAGATTCATTCACGTGGCTCTCTCATGTTTAGAAGATAGTGCGGCGGACAGACCTACAATTCTAGAAGTTATTTCTATGTTTAAAAATGAAACTGCGCCACTTCCTATTCTTAAAAAGCCAGCATTTTTCACAGGAAGTAATGTCAATAATGAAGATTTACAGAGAAAAGAGTCAGAAAACTATTCAGTGAATGGCTTGACCATTTCTAGAATGGATGCAAGATAG